The following DNA comes from Bos indicus isolate NIAB-ARS_2022 breed Sahiwal x Tharparkar chromosome 3, NIAB-ARS_B.indTharparkar_mat_pri_1.0, whole genome shotgun sequence.
aggaaaaggccacccactccagtatcctggcctggagaatcccctggactgtgtagtccatggggtcgcaaagtgtcggacaagactgagtgaccttcacttcatttcacttcaactTGACCTTGCTGATTTTCCGTGCGTGCCCTCTGGTCAGGTTTTGCCTGACCAAGTCGGTGGTCCCAGGGCCTGAgtgtcctctgttgatgggaggAGGCTCTGAGGACCACCAGGTTTCCTGGCCTCAGGCCCCAtggctccaccacctcctcctcagaGGTCCAGCTGtgtccagcagcagcaggggatgcTGAGGCCTGGTCAGGTCACCTGGAAGGGAACCAGCGGCCACTTGCTGCTCACAGAGGTGAACAGACAGCAACTGAGGGCCATCTCCATACCTGTGGTCCTAGGGCAGGTCCTCAGCTGTGAGTCTGGAGGCTGAGGTGGCCTTGGGCGGCAGCAGGTGGATGGCCTCACTTCTTGGGCATCTGCTCGTTTCCCCTGGAGGTGAAGGCATCAGCTCGCTGTCTGTGGGTAGTTTCTGCCTTTCCCCCCTCTCAGGGCGGGACATTGACCACTTAGCCACTTGGTCAGTTTTGAATGTGGAGCAAGAAGTAAGCGAGTCCATGCTTTTTGATAGGTCAAGAGAGGGGGTGGATGCGGTTTTGAGTTTCTGTCTGTTAGATTCTGTCCTCAGCCCTTGAGTTCTTAGGTAGCCCTGGGAGACGGGGGGGCTGGTGCGCTGAGAAAGCAGTGGCAGATGACGGATTAACTAGACTCACATCAAACACTAATGAGGCAGGAGCCTGAATCCCAGCCCAGCATGGTCTGGTCACCAGAGGGGTGCTCTCCCAGCTGGGTCTCTGTGGACTGTTAGCCCGGCCACTGGGCCCTGACTCAGGGACCATCCTTCCCCATCCTCCGGGACCTCTCGTGTGTGGCCTGGAGTCCAGTTTAGATGAACTTGGCAAATAAGCTTGGCTTGCAGTCGGTCCTTACCTGCGACGGGAGAAGGAGGAACAGACTCCCTACTCTAGATGGCGATGCCCAGCCGGGCACCCTTGGGCCGAGTGTTTTCATTTTACAGCCCCTTCCTGTGGGGACGCAGTGAGGCTGTCCacccagggtggtggtgggggcacTTCAGAGCCTTCAGGTGGGCGGGTCAGCAGGAGAAGACAGCCCCGGGCAGCTCTCAGAGCTGGAGTCAGTGGGCCGTCATCCCCAGGCACAGTAACACCTCAGGCCGGGATTCTTCTGGGTGTTAAGACGGTGCCAGTCGAGAATGTTGACCTCATGCCAGATCAGCAGGGAAGACCATTAGGAAAAGCCAGTCCCTCCAAGACCCAGCTTTGGGTCTTGGTACAAGTTGCTCTCAAAGCAGTTGGACAAATAAAAGGTGGAAAACCAGGCAATGGCCCACATTAGGAGATGGCTGATTGGTGGCTCTGAGTTGAGAATCACATGGCAAAGTCAGAGACTGTGGATGGGGGCGCAGTGAAATTGCAGGGCAGGCCACACACTGTCCACACCTCCAGAAGTCTGCAAACCGCAGGCAGCCCAACACGGCCAAGCAGGACGCTTGTTACTCACCAGTGCAGGGAACAGATCCACCCCCTGCTCTTGGGTATGTGGGTGAAATGCCTCTGCCATCCGCAGGGGAAAGTGAGCTGGCCACAGGCACCTCCGGGCTGAGGCTCAGCTGCCCGACGTCCCTCTGACCCCCCAGAATGTGTCAGTTTCACATCTGGGCACAACCCAGTCTGGTGACCTCTTGAGAACACAGTCCTGCAAAGACAGAGGAAGTGAATGCTTTCACTCTTTGAGAGAGATGGACTCAGATGGTTTTAGAATGTGGGTGTGTTTTGCAGATTCTGTCATGGTCAGTTTTGTTCTCGCCTTTCTTTGCAAAGTTACTTGGGAGCTACTGTGAAACCGCTGAGCAGATGGGGGTGCTGGGAAAGCGCTTTACAGGCCTGAAGCGTTTGCTAAGGGATCCATTCTGCTCTTGCatcttttaaaactgtatttgctTTTGCGCGCAGGCCGTTCGACCGCTGCCCTCGACACCATGGATCTGCATCTCTTGGACTACTCGGAGCCGGGGAACTTCTCCGACATCAGCTGGCCCTGCAATGGCAGCGACTGCATCGCGGTGGACACCCTGCAGTGCGGCCACATACCCAACAAAAGCGTCCTGCTGTACACGCTGTCCTTCGTCTACATCTTCATCTTTGTGATCGGCATGATCGCCAACTCCGTGGTGGTCTGGGTGAACATCCAGGCCAAGACTACGGGCTACGACACGCACTGCTACATCTTGAACCTGGCCATCGCCGACCTGTGGGTGGTGGTCACCATCCCTGTCTGGGTGGTCAGCCTCGTGCAGCATAACCAGTGGCCCATGGGCGAGCTCACGTGCAAGGTCACCCACCTCATCTTCTCCATCAACCTCTTCGGCAGCATCTTCTTCCTCACCTGCATGAGTGTGGATCGCTACCTGTCCGTCGCCTACTTCGCCAGCACCTCCGGCCGCAAGAAGAGGCTGGTGCGCCGTGCCGTGTGCGTCCTGGTGTGGCTGCTGGCCTTCGGCGTGTCCCTGCCCGACACCTACTACCTGAAGACCGTGACGTCCGCCTCCAACAACGAGACCTACTGCCGGGCTTTCTACCCCGAGCACAGCGTCAAGGAGTGGCTCATCAGCATGGAGCTGGTCTCCGTGATCCTGGGCTTCGCCATTCCTTTCTGCATCATCGCTGTCTTCTACTTCCTGCTGGCCCGCGCCATCGCCTCCTCCAGCGACCAGGAGAAGCAGAGCAGCCGGAAGATCATCCTCTCCTACGTGGTGGTCTTCCTGGTGTGCTGGCTGCCGTACCACCTGGTGGTGCTGCTGGACATCTTCTCCATCCTGCACTACATCCCCTTCACCTGCCAGCTGGAGGCCTTCCTCTTCACGGCGCTGCACGTCACGCAGTGCCTGTCGCTGGTGCACTGCTGTGTCAACCCTGTGCTCTACAGCTTCATCAACCGCAACTACCGGTACGAGCTGATGAAGGCCTTCATCTTCAAGTACTCGGCCAAGACGGGCCTCACCAAGCTCATCGATGCCTCCCGCGTTTCGGAGACCGAGTACTCCGCTTTGGAGCAGAATGCCAAGTGATGTTGCCCCGCGCGGCCTCTGGACCTGTGCGCTGGGCTGCAGCGGGGCGACCTGCCGGGCTGCCTGGTTTTCCGGAGGAAAGCCAAGTGGCTTCAGGCTTGGCGACCCTCGTTGGCGTGGAGAGGGGCAGCCTGCGTCCCTATGGCTCCTTTCTCGCTCTCGGCTCAGCGTGACCCTCGCGGGGCCCCTGTGACAAGCCCCCGCTGCTCGTCACACCAGCTTCGGGACAGGCTTGCCTGCACTTCTGTAACATACGACTTTTCTGTGCTGCCTAAAGGTTTCATAATGGGGATTTGTATTTAAATCTTAAGACTCTATTTTTCTCACTCTTGATGTACCCTCTCAGTGTATTtgaaagtttatattttaaatatcgtATGGGAGGTATCCATGCTGACATGTACTCAGTGTCGTAGTTCTGAGGTTAGTTTGACTTCCGTTTTGACTAAGGATGACATTAATTGTTAGCTGTTTTGAAAGCCtctctctatataaatatatatatatatatataaatataaaaatatatatgccagTCCTGGCTGAAATGTTTTATTGACGATAGTTTTATATCTGTGTGGTGCTTTGGGCCGGTCTGGGATACGGAACGAAAACTGCTCTATAATGCAGTTTGTGACATTAATATTATTGTAAAGTGACATTAAAAATAAGTGCAGTGACACTATCCCAGTCTGTAACACGGCACGCAAAACAAACCCTTGTATTCCAGAGAGTTCTTTCCAtttgtaagttatttttttttaataaagatgttttttttcctaaaaaggtGTTCAGATCTCAGTTTTCAAAGCATGTTTGGCATTCAGGCGGCATGTTTGATGATgatatacaaatatttacaaCATAGGTGATCAAcctaataaatatgtttaaagaaaGGAATACTGTCAGAAAAGCAAATCCCAGGAAGTTAACTTGGATGAAATTATGTGAAAGGAGGAACATCTGAGTGCGAGTGttgtggtttaatttttttaaatttctgcctATGTGTAAGGGAGGGGAGCTGGTTGGTAGGTGCACTTGTCAATGCAAAGTTGGTAAAGAAAAGTCCCAGTCTGCCGTCTCCCCAAAAGGGTTGAGGGCCTGGAACTCATCCTCGTGTCCGCCAGGCCTTGAACCTTCCCTGCTGAGGCTCTGTGGTTTAagtcctttcttcttctctggtCAAGACAGATTCTTCATTTAAAAGATAATCCATCCATGAGCCTGTTCTTTAGGCCGTGCAATAAGTACAATCCTGGCCTGTGCGGTCACCAAATTAACCCCCCTTACTAGTGGTCAGGAAGAGCTCTCTCAGGAAGCCCCTACCATCTACACGGGCTAAAGGAGCAGTGGGGGCTCGGTGGGCGTGTCTGGGCAGGAACCCAGAAGAGGGCGTGGCTTCCTGATGAGCCCCACCCCCCGGCCCTCTGTTGGGACTGATGAACAGAGAGAGATTTTGCCAACACTAAGGTGGACCCGGACCGGGACTCCAGGCTCACCTGGGAACCTGGGGGCTGCCCCCACTTTAGGAAAATGCCCTGGGCACGTCGGTTTCCACAGCAGACAGCCCCCCAGGCCCTGCTTCCAACCTACTGCAGGAGGGCTCCCCCTTCTCAGAGGGCTTAGGGCTGAAGTTGTGAAGCCCAGCTTACATATTATTCTAAACATCTACTTGATACGCAGGCGTGTTCTCAGGGCCACGTGCGTCTTGTGGTgcttcagtccctaagtcgtatccggctctctgcaaccccacagactagtccgccaggctcctccgtctatgggattctccaggcgagaatgctggaagggtttgccatttccttctccaggggaatcttcccaacccggggatcaaacctgtgtctcctgcattgtcaggcggattctttaccactgagccaccaccagggaagcccttgccttGTTCCAAATAGGCTTCAGGTCAGATGGATAATGACGTAACCATAGGTGAAGACACCAAGGTCAGGGAGAAGGGATGGGAGGGTGGCAAAGTGAAATCAGAGGAGACTGTGATCCAAATATACATTCTTGATGATAGAAAGGGACTGAAGTTTGCTCTGTGCTATCTAGTGGCCTGAGTTCAGACAGAAACCTACTTAGCATGAAGTCAGTGCAAAGCGGGGTATGCATTGCACCCCCAagttcagtggtgtccaactctgcaaccccatggactgcagcactccgggcCCTCCTATCCgtccctatctcccagagcttgctcaaactcatgtctgtggattcagtgatgccatccaaccatctcatcctctgtcatcgccctctcctcctgccctcagtctttcccagcgtcggagtcttttccaatgagtcggctctttgcatcagatggccaaagactggagcttcagcttctgcatcagtccttccaatgaatagtcaggactgatttcctttaggattgactggtttgatttccttgtagtccaagggactctaataAGAGTCTTCAgtaccacggttcaaaagcattagcTCCAagcttcaaaagcatcaaaagctTCAgaattcagccttctttgtggtccacctgtcacatccatacatgactagtggaaaaacagCTCTGTAATAGgcaaataaaaatgattcaaTGTTGCAGCCCCGTCTCTGCCATTCAGAGGCGTCCCGCCCCCATCCCCACTGGCGTCTGCTGAGATGTCCTCTGGTTCTCAGTCAGGGCTCCTCTGGCAGCCCTGTTCAAGGGTCTCTCTGCCATTCCACAGCATGCTGGACCACAGTGTACTTGGGTACTGGGTAGGCTGCAGCCTGCTCTTTTCTgcattcccacctcttgaagccAGTGAAAATCACCAGCCACTTCCTCCTGCACTGAGgtgtggagggagagaggaggaactGAGTCTGGACACAGCGTGTGGATTtcctgtctccctgtctccctgAGCTGTCACCGAGCTCAGCACACGGTGTCGCAGACCCCTGTGGGTCTCGGGGTGCAGGCTCCATCTGCGGGATGTGCCAGTGACTAAGCCCTCTCTGTTCCTTCCAGAAATCCTCTTCTCTGCCCCGCCCCTTGTGTGCGTGcctgatcagttgctcagtcatgcctgactctttgcgaccccatgaactagcccgccaggctcctctgtccatgggattctccaggcaagaatactggaatgggctgccatttcctcctctaggggaccttcccgacccagagatcaaacccatatctcttgcttctcctgcactgcaggcagattctttatctctgagccacctgggatcccCCCTGAAGACCCACTTATCCAGATTGGAATCCTTTCCTTTGATCTCTGGTGTAACATCCCTCCTGGGAGCAATGACACGGGACAGTGCGGCTGCAGGTGGGATGATTGAGGCCCAGGTCAAAGGCACGGAACATCGGTGGGGATGTcatcaattaatattttaaacgTGGAGTGGGCAGAGGTCATGTGCACGGTTTGGGATTTGTGGTGGCCACTGGGGGGAGAAAGGCTGGGCAGAATCCCGCAGATCTCCTCAAATGCAGAGATCAGAGTTTGAATTCTGCCCTTCTGTCATCCTTTTGGCTTCTCTTGCAATGCAAGGATctttgacacatacacactgctgtatttaaaacggataaccaacaaggacctactatatagcacggggaactctgctcagtgtcatgtggcagccgggatgggagaggggtttggggcaGAGTGGATACACgtgtatgtacggctgagtctcttcactgttcacctgaaactccaCACTgcttgttaattggctatgtgctgtgctgtgcttactcacgcagttgtgtctgactctacgaccgcatggactgtagccctcaagtctcctctgtccatggagattctctaggcaagaatactggagtgggttgctgtgccctcctccaggggatcttcccaaccctgggattgaacccaggtctcccgtattgcaggtatggattctttaccatctgagccaccagggaaaccctaattgactatatcccaatacaaaataaaaacttttaataaaagaaaaaaaaagaaacatctttgAAAATGCCAGTCTTCTGAGATGGTACTAAAACTGTTGGTGATCTAATGAGTGATGGCATTTGGACCCCACGTGGATATCAGGAGCTCCAACGTAGGGCAGGGTCTGGGCTAGGGAAGAAATCAGCCATCAGATCCTTGACAGCTCTGCCTGGCGCTGGAGATGGGGAAGCTTTTCTGCCCCCCTCCCTTCCACCTGACGCTCTATTCCAAAGGGCAGCGGGCAGGAGGACCATGCAAGCCACCCAGGAGGCAGTCTGTTGTCAGCAATAAAGGCTTTTCATTTGGCTCAATGTGTAAGCTATTTACTGGGTTCcggaaaatgaagaaggaaaataatgccACTGAAAACACCAGATGTGAAATCCTTTGGGCACAAAGCAATCCACAGGACAATGGACTTTAGTCCTCCCAGCAGCCTTGCCGCAAACTGGGACGAGGCCCCGTGGACATCGGGGTTCAGTGCTCTGATTGAGTAGCAAGAAATTCCAAATCACAGACAGCCGGCCTTTTCTCGGGGTCTCCCCAGGAGAGAGCAGCTCAGCAGTGTGACCCCATTTTTTAGGAATGTGGGAATTCTGCCTTTGTTGGGCTTTTCCTGTGAGGACACTGACCATCAATCATGGGTCCAGGAGACTTTCTGTCTAAGTTAAGCCTGGCATCGCAGAATCTGGAGTCTCACGTGAATCTGGCCTGAATGGGCTGAGTGACGATAGTGGATTAGCTCAGGAAGGTCCCCAAAGTTCCCTCCCGGAAGGACCAGGCTTCATTATGAAGCTCCAGGAGGGTACCTCTGTATGGGTATGAGTCACCGAGATCTCATCTCTCCTGAGCAATGGTAGCTAAATGTTTGAAACGATCCACCCAGTATTCAAAACCACTTCACTTCCCTTTGTCTGTGGTCTTGGACCCTCCAAGGAAAGCTCCTGTATACCTTTGACAGTGTATCCAGGCAGTGCCTGCCAGGACTCTAAAATACTGATAACACGGCCATTTAATATGGAATGATGCTAGTTTGGGGAAGGTCTGAtaggaaattaaattatttattgtagGCAGTCTGTATTTGCAgcaagttctttgctttctggatGATTAATGACGGCTTGACTCTTCCATAAAATGCTAAGGATTTTCTTCCCTGGTATCAGCTCTTACACTcactcacacatatacatgtggcTTTGTTACTATTTGGGAACTAACACAGGCATCATGGACACGGCTTCCACGTTCATGTCTAGGATGGCCTAGCCAAAGGCTGGACCACAGCGTGGAGGTCTGCCTTTGAGAAGACGGGGACCTCGGCCAGAGTTGGGGCAGCTGAGCATGAAGTCCAAAGAGCCCTCAGTGCTCGTGTCCTGGGGAATCTTGGagattctcagtttcctcatttataaagtcGGATGATAATAGTTCCTGCTTCACAGGGTTCCTGAGATGGTCAAATTCCACAGACCCTGCAGAGTGCTATCAGCTGCCTGGGATACACAGAGCCCGTGCTCAGGTCCGGAGCCCCTCTTCCGCAGCCTCTGGGCGCAGTCTGCATTTTCTGTGCAAGAAACAATGCATTCCAGAGAAATATGGAGAGTGAATACCTGCCCGCGGGGGGAGACTGAAGGAGTGGGGCACGCCTGCCTCAACTGGGTGCTTTTGTCCCCTGGGAACAACGGGCAGGGTCTGGGGACATTTTTCGTTGTCTCTCCTGCAGGTGAGGACGCTATGGGCACCTGGTGGGTGGAGGcgagggaaggggcagggcatCCTACAGTGAGCAGAGGGCACCCAGGAAACTACTGCTGGCcccaggtgtcagcagggctgagaCGGAGGGACCTGGTCTCAGATAAGCCAACCGTGAGACATGAGAATTCTGGCTGCTATTCATTGCTGACCTTCCATCTGTTCAGAGCAGGTCCTCGACGGTCTTGGGGCTGGGGGTACATCCTAGGGGGTCCCCGGAGCCCCCAGCTCCCCTTTCCTTGCCCCTCAGCGCTGCAGAAGGACACTAGCTGACAGGTGAGGGCAAGGCGCACCTTCAGGGCTTGTGCAGGACGCGGACTGAGAGGCTCATGGCACCTGAAGAGAGTTTAATGTCACAGGATTCAGACCgaaattctcattttaatttcacaAATTTGGTTCATTACTAGTTTACATTAAAGACACTTGTGAAAAAGGCACAGGCAAATAAACTGTAGTCAACATTTGAGGTGCCCCTAGgaggttttatcttttttattttttgcagtaaCTGTAAACACCTTtaaagcaggaaggaagaaaaatgaacattcGATTTACAAAGCAAGGAAGACATCAGAACTAAAGGAATTTGTGAAGAGAGTAGGATgaataaagcaattttaaaaaaagcagaaataaaaacaaaatcaagagaATTACAATATTTAGTTTAGAAGGCTCCAGAAAGAGTGCAGTTGGTGACAGGGCTGCGTGAAGGCAGGGCGACAGATTCGATTCTGCGTCTCAGTAACTGGGTGATGCGGGTAACAGTCCTTCCAcgaacctcagttttcttgccCTTAAAACGGCTTCTCCACCTTCGTTAAAGGGTTCTTGCAGAGGTCAGAGGTGTGCGTGTGCCAATAAACACGGCTGAGTGACGGGATAAAGGGGTGAGTCAGTGCTTTACCCCTCTGAAGCACCTCTGAAGCCACACCAAGACTTCCCAAGCTTGGGGCGAGGTTCCTTCCCTGTCCCAGTGCTTCTGCGCTCTGCGGCTCGGAGTGTCTTCGATGTCGCATCTCGAGGGCGCCCTGTGCTTTGCAGGCCTGTGTGAAGTCTGCACGCGTTCACGGTCGCCATCCCTGCTGTCAGCCACTGTCCATTGGCCTCGTCTGGGTTTCCCAGGCTTGCGCTTCCCAAGGACTGAGATGACTGGCCGTGGGAGGAAGGCTCTTCACGgcgggggccgggggaggggcgcATTGCTGGCTATCTGTAGGGTGTGTGACAAGCAATAGGCAACGTTggtgtttttcttaatttctgaagCTTCATTTCTGCTggcttttcatatgcttattcaCTCAGCCTTTTCCATGCGGGATTCAGAAGGGCTGACTATCATGTCATTTCTCCCAAccggttggggtggggggtggaataAAAGAGGGGGTGAAAAAAAGGGGAGCTTCATCAGCCATTTGTTAGAATATAATGTTCAGAAGCAGTagaatggaaaaatctgaatttcCATAGTTATTTCCGGAACTAAACTGATTAAAATCCTTTCCTAGGTAGATCGGAATCTTCCCTTTAACCATGTTCAGAAGAAAAGGCCGAGAGAGGCATTGTGGCGAGGGCATTAAATCTGCTTGGGTGACTCAGAATGCGGGTTGGCACGGCGGCGTGTCACGGGGCGCGTCGAAGACCCAGCGAGT
Coding sequences within:
- the ACKR3 gene encoding atypical chemokine receptor 3, whose amino-acid sequence is MDLHLLDYSEPGNFSDISWPCNGSDCIAVDTLQCGHIPNKSVLLYTLSFVYIFIFVIGMIANSVVVWVNIQAKTTGYDTHCYILNLAIADLWVVVTIPVWVVSLVQHNQWPMGELTCKVTHLIFSINLFGSIFFLTCMSVDRYLSVAYFASTSGRKKRLVRRAVCVLVWLLAFGVSLPDTYYLKTVTSASNNETYCRAFYPEHSVKEWLISMELVSVILGFAIPFCIIAVFYFLLARAIASSSDQEKQSSRKIILSYVVVFLVCWLPYHLVVLLDIFSILHYIPFTCQLEAFLFTALHVTQCLSLVHCCVNPVLYSFINRNYRYELMKAFIFKYSAKTGLTKLIDASRVSETEYSALEQNAK